One genomic segment of Burkholderia multivorans ATCC BAA-247 includes these proteins:
- a CDS encoding APC family permease — protein MRSHADSPAARHGGSLTIFQGAALYIGAVLGTGVIALPALAADVAGPASLLAWAALVVLSAPLAATFAALGARYPDAGGVSTYARRAFGPKAAAVVGWCFYFAVPAGAPAAAMFGGAYVAAVTGGGQTTVIATAAALIAIVSAANAFGVTVSGRMQLVLSALLVTLLLAAVLASAPHARTTNLHPFAPHGWLAVGQAAALLVWSFAGWEAITHLAAEFRRPAHDMPRSAGIAVVVVGLLYLSVAAASVMVLGPSAGASGAPLAELIAGGIGGHAQVLATAAALLLTLGTMNAYFAGAAKLGAALGRDGALPGWLAQGSQVGGVPRRSLAAIALLAAVALAATTLAGVGPTPLVLVTSGCFVMVYGLGAAAALQLLPRGSVAYRCAWISLIAVAGLFVTTGWYVVCPLLLAGGALLYLRMTVRRG, from the coding sequence ATGCGCTCGCACGCCGATTCGCCCGCCGCTCGTCACGGCGGTTCGCTGACGATTTTCCAGGGCGCCGCGCTGTATATCGGCGCGGTGCTCGGCACCGGCGTGATTGCGTTGCCCGCGCTGGCCGCCGACGTCGCGGGCCCCGCGTCGCTGCTTGCGTGGGCCGCGCTCGTCGTGCTGTCGGCGCCGCTCGCGGCGACGTTCGCGGCGCTCGGCGCCCGCTACCCGGACGCGGGCGGCGTATCGACGTATGCGCGACGCGCGTTCGGGCCGAAGGCGGCGGCCGTCGTCGGCTGGTGCTTCTATTTCGCGGTGCCGGCCGGTGCGCCGGCGGCGGCGATGTTCGGCGGCGCGTACGTCGCGGCCGTGACCGGCGGCGGACAGACGACCGTCATCGCGACCGCGGCCGCGCTGATCGCGATCGTGTCGGCCGCGAACGCGTTCGGCGTGACGGTGTCGGGCCGCATGCAACTCGTGCTGTCGGCGCTGCTCGTGACGCTGCTGCTCGCCGCCGTGCTCGCGTCCGCGCCGCATGCGCGCACGACGAACCTGCATCCGTTCGCGCCGCACGGCTGGCTCGCGGTCGGACAGGCGGCCGCGCTGCTCGTCTGGAGCTTCGCCGGATGGGAAGCCATCACGCATCTGGCGGCCGAATTTCGACGCCCCGCGCACGACATGCCGCGCTCGGCCGGCATTGCGGTCGTGGTCGTCGGCCTGCTCTATCTGTCCGTGGCGGCGGCGAGCGTGATGGTGCTCGGGCCGTCGGCCGGCGCGTCGGGCGCCCCGCTCGCCGAACTGATCGCCGGCGGTATCGGCGGCCATGCGCAGGTGCTGGCGACGGCCGCGGCGCTGCTGCTCACGCTCGGCACGATGAACGCCTATTTCGCCGGCGCGGCGAAACTCGGCGCGGCGCTCGGCCGCGACGGCGCGCTGCCAGGCTGGCTCGCGCAAGGCAGTCAGGTCGGCGGCGTGCCGCGCCGCAGCCTCGCTGCGATCGCGCTGCTCGCGGCGGTCGCGCTCGCCGCGACGACGCTCGCGGGGGTCGGGCCGACGCCGCTCGTGCTCGTCACGTCGGGCTGCTTCGTGATGGTGTACGGGCTCGGCGCGGCGGCCGCGCTGCAACTGCTGCCGCGCGGCAGCGTCGCATATCGCTGCGCGTGGATTTCGCTGATCGCGGTCGCCGGGCTGTTCGTGACGACGGGATGGTATGTCGTATGCCCGCTGCTGCTTGCCGGCGGCGCGCTGCTCTATCTGCGGATGACGGTGCGGCGCGGGTGA
- the ggt gene encoding gamma-glutamyltransferase: MTTLNRFKSSAVVFATVAGIGFLPNAPVYAKGPQPAVLTSSAVAVADKYSADAAEQIFKEGGNAIDAAVAIAFTLAVTYPEAGNIGGGGFMTIYKDGKPYFIDYRERAPLAATKDMYLDKDGNVVKGMSLYGPRAVGVPGTVAGMWEAQKRFGKLKWKQVLAPAIHYARDGFIVDEQLAQRGVDASKEFGGKTNFDKYFSGLKAGANFKQPDLAAVLTRIANQGAEGFYKGKTAELIAASMKSGDGNGLITTEDLAQYRAVWREPVQAKWNGYDVITAPPPSSGGIGLVQLLKMKADLKQDFEGVTLNSPQYIHLVAEIEKRVFADRAQYLGDPDFYKVPVAQLTDDAYIAKRAAEVNPKEPSDTKSVQPGLGTTMPEKAETTHFSVVDKWGNAVSNTYTINGYFGSGVIADGTGIVLNDEMDDFSAKPGVANMFGVVGSDANAIEPKKRPLSSMSPTILTKDGKVSLVIGTPGGSRIFTSIFQVINNIYDFKMPLKEAVGAMRFHHQLLPPNTIFWEPYHPIEGELAKQLEARGYTLKGQDFSGDIQVIKVDGKTPEAVADPRGRGVTRIIR, translated from the coding sequence ATGACTACGCTGAATCGCTTCAAATCATCCGCCGTCGTGTTCGCGACGGTGGCCGGCATCGGTTTCCTGCCGAACGCACCCGTCTACGCGAAGGGCCCGCAACCCGCGGTGCTGACGAGCTCGGCCGTCGCGGTCGCCGACAAGTACAGCGCGGATGCCGCCGAGCAGATCTTCAAGGAAGGCGGCAACGCGATCGACGCGGCCGTCGCCATCGCATTCACGCTCGCCGTCACGTATCCGGAGGCCGGCAACATCGGCGGCGGCGGCTTCATGACGATCTACAAGGACGGCAAGCCGTACTTCATCGACTACCGCGAACGCGCGCCGCTCGCGGCGACGAAGGACATGTACCTCGACAAGGACGGCAACGTCGTGAAGGGAATGAGCCTCTACGGTCCGCGCGCGGTCGGCGTGCCGGGCACGGTCGCCGGCATGTGGGAAGCGCAGAAGCGCTTCGGCAAGCTGAAGTGGAAGCAGGTGCTCGCGCCGGCGATCCACTACGCGCGCGATGGCTTCATCGTCGACGAGCAGCTCGCGCAGCGCGGCGTCGATGCATCGAAGGAGTTCGGCGGCAAGACGAACTTCGACAAGTACTTCTCGGGGCTGAAGGCCGGTGCGAACTTCAAGCAGCCCGATCTCGCCGCCGTGCTGACGCGCATCGCGAACCAGGGTGCGGAAGGCTTTTACAAGGGCAAGACGGCCGAACTGATCGCCGCATCGATGAAGAGCGGCGACGGCAACGGCCTGATCACGACCGAGGATCTCGCGCAATACCGCGCGGTGTGGCGCGAGCCCGTGCAGGCCAAGTGGAACGGCTACGACGTGATCACCGCGCCGCCGCCGAGCTCGGGCGGGATCGGCCTCGTGCAGCTGCTGAAGATGAAGGCCGATCTGAAGCAGGATTTCGAGGGCGTGACGCTGAATTCGCCGCAATACATCCATCTCGTCGCCGAAATCGAGAAGCGCGTGTTCGCCGATCGCGCGCAGTATCTCGGCGACCCGGACTTCTACAAGGTGCCGGTCGCGCAGCTGACCGACGACGCCTATATCGCGAAGCGCGCTGCCGAAGTCAACCCGAAGGAGCCGTCCGATACGAAGAGCGTGCAGCCGGGCCTCGGCACGACGATGCCGGAGAAGGCCGAGACGACGCACTTCTCCGTCGTCGACAAGTGGGGCAACGCGGTCTCGAACACGTACACGATCAACGGCTATTTCGGGTCGGGCGTGATTGCCGACGGCACGGGCATCGTGCTCAACGACGAGATGGACGACTTCTCCGCGAAGCCCGGCGTCGCGAACATGTTCGGCGTGGTCGGCAGCGACGCGAACGCGATCGAGCCGAAGAAGCGTCCGCTGTCGTCGATGTCGCCGACGATCCTGACGAAGGACGGCAAGGTGTCGCTCGTGATCGGCACGCCGGGCGGCTCGCGGATCTTCACGTCGATCTTCCAGGTGATCAACAACATCTACGACTTCAAGATGCCGTTGAAGGAGGCCGTCGGCGCGATGCGCTTCCATCACCAGCTGCTGCCGCCGAACACGATCTTCTGGGAGCCGTACCACCCGATCGAGGGTGAGCTCGCGAAGCAGCTCGAGGCGCGCGGCTATACGCTGAAGGGACAGGACTTCAGCGGCGATATCCAGGTGATCAAGGTCGACGGAAAGACGCCGGAAGCGGTGGCCGATCCGCGCGGACGCGGCGTGACGCGCATCATCCGGTAA
- a CDS encoding DEAD/DEAH box helicase — MDVTATRPATRALDVFHPAVAAWFRRTFAAPTGAQALAWPHIKAGRSTLVAAPTGSGKTLTAFLCALDELVRDALAHDGALPDATLVVYVSPLKALSNDIHVNLDAPLAGIAESLAQLGLPVPAIRTAVRTGDTTQAERSALRKRAPHILVTTPESLYVLLSSTSGRQMLSTVRSVIVDEIHALASSKRGSHLALSLERLDALVGRALPRIGLSATQKPIDAVARFLVGGPADAPRECAIVDTGHTRERDLALELPNVPLEPVMANDVWEQLYDRIAALAAAHRTTLVFVNTRRTAERMARHLAERLGKDAIAAHHGSLAKEHRFDAEQRLKRGELKLLVATASLELGIDIGDVDLVCQVGSPRGIAPFLQRVGRSGHHVGGVPKGRLFPLSRDELVECAALLDCVRRGELDTLRIPEAPLDVLAQQIVAEVACAEWREDALYASFTRAAPYARLSRERFDDVMKMLAEGFTSRRGVRGAYLHRDVVGGTVRGRRNAMMTATTSGGTIPDMADYAVLLEPQGIQVGTVNEDFAVESLAGDVFQLGNQSYRIIRVETGRVRVEDAQGQSPNIPFWLGEAPGRSDELSAAVGRLRAQLDALFAEGDRRTQARAASRKRADADADTGAGPATGVALADSRLAPALRWLVDELRLSDEAARQIVDYLARARAALGALPTQDTLVMERFFDESGGTQLVIHSPFGSRINRAWGLALRKRFCRSFNFELQAAATDDAIILSLSLAHSFALEDVWRYLRSTSAEHVLIQALLDAPLFGVRWRWNATTSLALPRFTGGRRTAPQLQRMKSDDLLATVFPDQAACLENVVGEREIPHHPLVDQTLDDCLHDAMDADGWLALLRRIESGAVELIARDLPAPSPLAAEILNAKPYAYLDDAPIEERRTQAVLSRRWSDPESADDLGALDADAIAAVRDEAWPLVRDADEMHDALLTLACITEDEANAHEGWPAWLAELAGSRRATKLVTPDGAALWVPVERLVCLRAVHADARVAPVLKVPAACAQPWEADAACVELIRARLTGFGPLPLDAIARPLGLPPAAAAAALAALEREGYVMRGRFTPGTTVDEWCERHLLARIHRYTVKRLRREIEPVERADFMRFLFHWQHLTPDTRGTGRDALAAVVEQLEGYEAAAGAWEDALLPARLSDYTAGGLDELCRSGKLVWTRIGAPARAAGTPVKTTPIVLLPRRHLAAWHALRDPDAQPTLSARAAQVRDALAAHGAMFFDALLDELHMLPVELEQALGELVSAGLANADSFAGLRALLKPAVKRSATYAPRTRRGGALIGGMDDAGRWALVQRPAERAQTDAAKRHAPATDPAALEHVVWTLLRRYGVVFWRLLEREADWLPSWRELVRVLQRLEARGEIRGGRFVAGLAGEQFALPEAIPILREMRRQPGDGQTVCVTGVDPLNLVGTLLPGDKVPALAGNRVLFRDGVPIASLVSGAFRYAPDLTAAEREDARIRLARRY, encoded by the coding sequence ATGGACGTCACCGCTACCCGCCCCGCCACGCGCGCGCTGGATGTGTTTCATCCGGCCGTCGCCGCATGGTTTCGCCGCACGTTCGCCGCACCGACCGGCGCGCAGGCGCTCGCGTGGCCGCACATCAAGGCCGGCCGCTCGACGCTCGTCGCCGCGCCGACCGGTTCCGGCAAGACGCTGACCGCGTTTCTGTGTGCGCTCGACGAACTCGTGCGCGACGCGCTCGCGCACGACGGCGCGCTGCCTGACGCGACGCTCGTCGTCTACGTATCGCCGCTGAAGGCGCTGTCGAACGACATCCACGTGAATCTCGATGCGCCGCTTGCCGGCATCGCCGAATCGCTCGCGCAGCTCGGCCTGCCCGTGCCGGCGATCCGCACCGCGGTACGCACCGGCGATACGACGCAGGCCGAGCGCAGCGCGCTGCGCAAGCGCGCGCCGCACATCCTCGTGACGACGCCCGAATCGCTGTACGTGCTGCTGTCGTCGACCTCGGGCCGGCAGATGCTGTCGACCGTTCGATCGGTGATCGTCGACGAAATCCACGCGCTCGCGTCGTCGAAGCGCGGCAGTCATCTCGCGCTGTCGCTCGAACGGCTCGACGCGCTGGTCGGCCGCGCGCTGCCGCGCATCGGGCTGTCGGCCACGCAAAAGCCGATCGATGCGGTCGCGCGCTTTCTCGTCGGCGGCCCGGCCGACGCGCCGCGCGAATGCGCGATCGTCGATACGGGCCACACGCGCGAACGCGATCTCGCGCTCGAACTGCCGAACGTGCCGCTCGAACCGGTGATGGCGAACGACGTGTGGGAACAGCTGTACGACCGCATCGCGGCACTCGCCGCCGCGCATCGCACGACGCTCGTGTTCGTCAACACGCGGCGCACGGCCGAGCGCATGGCGCGCCATCTCGCCGAGCGGCTCGGCAAGGACGCGATCGCCGCACATCACGGCAGTCTCGCGAAGGAGCACCGCTTCGATGCGGAGCAGCGGCTCAAGCGCGGCGAACTGAAGCTGCTCGTCGCGACCGCATCGCTCGAACTCGGCATCGACATCGGCGATGTCGATCTCGTCTGCCAGGTCGGTTCGCCGCGCGGGATCGCGCCGTTCCTGCAGCGCGTCGGCCGCTCCGGGCACCACGTCGGCGGCGTGCCGAAGGGCCGGCTGTTTCCGCTGTCGCGCGACGAGCTCGTCGAATGCGCGGCGCTGCTCGACTGCGTGCGCCGCGGCGAACTCGACACGCTGCGGATTCCGGAAGCGCCGCTCGACGTGCTCGCGCAGCAGATCGTCGCCGAAGTCGCGTGCGCGGAATGGCGCGAGGACGCGCTGTACGCGAGCTTCACGCGCGCCGCGCCGTATGCGCGCCTGTCGCGCGAGCGCTTCGACGACGTGATGAAGATGCTCGCGGAAGGCTTCACGAGCCGCCGCGGCGTGCGCGGCGCGTATCTGCACCGCGACGTCGTCGGCGGCACCGTGCGCGGCCGGCGCAACGCGATGATGACGGCGACGACCTCCGGCGGCACGATTCCCGACATGGCCGACTACGCGGTGCTGCTCGAGCCGCAAGGCATCCAGGTCGGCACGGTCAACGAGGACTTCGCGGTCGAGAGTCTCGCCGGCGACGTGTTCCAGCTCGGCAACCAGTCGTACCGGATCATTCGCGTCGAAACGGGGCGCGTGCGCGTCGAGGATGCACAAGGCCAGTCGCCGAACATTCCGTTCTGGCTCGGCGAAGCGCCGGGACGCAGCGACGAGCTGTCGGCGGCCGTCGGCCGGCTGCGCGCGCAGCTCGACGCGCTGTTTGCCGAAGGCGATCGCCGGACGCAGGCGCGCGCCGCATCGCGCAAGCGCGCCGACGCCGATGCCGATACGGGCGCCGGCCCCGCAACCGGCGTCGCGCTCGCAGACAGCCGCCTTGCGCCGGCGCTGCGCTGGCTCGTCGACGAGCTGCGGCTGTCCGACGAAGCGGCCCGGCAGATCGTCGACTATCTCGCGCGCGCCCGCGCGGCGCTCGGCGCGCTGCCGACGCAAGACACGCTCGTGATGGAGCGCTTCTTCGACGAATCGGGCGGCACGCAGCTCGTGATCCACTCGCCGTTCGGCAGCCGCATCAACCGCGCGTGGGGGCTCGCGCTGCGCAAGCGCTTCTGCCGCAGTTTCAACTTCGAACTCCAGGCAGCGGCGACCGACGATGCGATCATCCTGTCGCTGTCGCTCGCGCACAGCTTCGCGCTCGAGGACGTATGGCGCTACCTGCGCTCGACGAGCGCCGAGCACGTGCTGATCCAGGCGCTGCTCGACGCGCCGCTGTTCGGCGTGCGCTGGCGCTGGAACGCGACGACGTCGCTCGCGCTGCCGCGCTTCACGGGCGGCCGGCGCACGGCACCGCAACTGCAGCGGATGAAAAGCGACGATCTGCTCGCGACCGTGTTTCCCGATCAGGCCGCGTGCCTCGAGAACGTCGTCGGCGAACGCGAGATTCCGCATCACCCGCTCGTCGATCAGACGCTCGACGACTGCCTGCACGACGCGATGGACGCCGACGGCTGGCTGGCGCTACTGCGCCGGATCGAAAGCGGCGCGGTCGAACTGATCGCGCGCGACCTGCCCGCGCCGTCGCCGCTCGCCGCCGAGATCCTCAACGCGAAGCCGTACGCGTATCTCGACGATGCGCCGATCGAGGAGCGCCGCACGCAGGCGGTGCTGTCGCGCCGCTGGAGCGATCCGGAATCGGCCGACGATCTCGGCGCGCTCGACGCCGATGCGATCGCCGCGGTGCGCGACGAAGCGTGGCCGCTCGTGCGCGATGCGGACGAAATGCACGATGCGCTGCTGACGCTCGCGTGCATCACCGAAGACGAAGCGAACGCACACGAAGGCTGGCCTGCGTGGCTCGCCGAACTTGCGGGCAGCCGCCGCGCGACGAAGCTCGTCACGCCGGATGGCGCCGCGCTGTGGGTGCCGGTCGAACGGCTCGTCTGCTTGCGCGCGGTGCACGCGGACGCGCGCGTGGCGCCGGTGCTGAAGGTGCCGGCCGCATGCGCGCAGCCCTGGGAAGCCGACGCCGCATGCGTCGAGCTCATCCGCGCGCGGCTGACCGGTTTCGGCCCGCTGCCGCTCGACGCGATCGCGCGACCGCTCGGCCTGCCGCCGGCCGCCGCCGCGGCGGCGCTCGCCGCCCTCGAACGCGAAGGCTACGTGATGCGCGGCCGCTTCACGCCGGGCACGACCGTCGACGAATGGTGCGAACGCCATCTGCTCGCGCGCATTCATCGCTATACGGTGAAGCGGCTGCGCCGCGAAATCGAGCCGGTCGAGCGTGCGGACTTCATGCGCTTCCTGTTCCACTGGCAGCATCTGACACCCGACACACGCGGCACAGGCCGCGACGCGCTCGCGGCCGTCGTCGAGCAGCTCGAAGGCTACGAGGCCGCCGCCGGCGCATGGGAAGACGCGCTGCTGCCGGCGCGGCTCAGCGACTACACGGCGGGCGGACTCGACGAGCTGTGCCGCTCCGGCAAGCTGGTCTGGACGCGGATCGGCGCGCCCGCGCGCGCGGCCGGCACGCCCGTGAAGACCACGCCGATCGTGCTGCTGCCGCGCCGTCATCTGGCGGCGTGGCATGCGCTGCGCGATCCCGACGCGCAGCCGACGCTGTCGGCGCGCGCCGCACAGGTGCGCGATGCGCTCGCCGCGCACGGCGCGATGTTCTTCGACGCGCTGCTCGACGAGCTGCACATGCTGCCGGTCGAACTCGAACAGGCGCTCGGCGAACTCGTCTCGGCCGGCCTTGCGAACGCGGACAGCTTCGCGGGGCTGCGCGCGCTGCTGAAGCCGGCCGTCAAGCGCAGCGCGACCTATGCGCCGCGCACGCGGCGCGGCGGCGCACTGATCGGCGGCATGGACGACGCGGGCCGCTGGGCGCTCGTACAGCGCCCGGCCGAGCGTGCGCAAACCGATGCAGCGAAGCGCCACGCGCCCGCGACCGATCCGGCCGCGCTCGAACACGTCGTGTGGACATTGCTGCGCCGCTACGGCGTCGTGTTCTGGCGGCTGCTCGAGCGCGAAGCCGACTGGCTGCCGAGCTGGCGCGAGCTCGTGCGCGTGCTGCAGCGCCTCGAAGCGCGCGGCGAAATCCGCGGCGGCCGCTTCGTCGCGGGCCTCGCGGGCGAGCAATTCGCGTTGCCCGAAGCGATCCCGATCCTGCGCGAAATGCGGCGGCAGCCGGGCGACGGGCAGACCGTCTGCGTGACCGGCGTCGATCCGCTCAACCTCGTCGGCACGCTGCTGCCCGGCGACAAGGTGCCGGCGCTCGCCGGCAATCGCGTGCTGTTTCGCGACGGCGTGCCGATCGCGTCGCTCGTGTCCGGCGCATTCCGCTATGCGCCCGACCTGACGGCGGCCGAGCGCGAGGACGCGCGCATTCGCCTCGCACGCCGCTACTGA
- the ppk2 gene encoding polyphosphate kinase 2, which produces MNDNRTETDDRSDTQSLDARRRRFEEDLVDAYDEELEMELDDRRFDDGDELLFSQERREARKQYFRELFRLQGELVKLQDWVVSTGHRLVVIFEGRDAAGKGGVIKRITQRLNPRVCRVAALPAPNNRERTQWYFQRYVAHLPAGGEIVLFDRSWYNRAGVERVMNFCTDDEYEEFFRSVPEFEKMLVRSGIQIVKYWFSITDSEQELRFQSRIEDPLKQWKLSPMDLESRRRWEAYTAAKEEMLQRTHIPEAPWWVVQAVDKKRARLNCIHHLLSQVPYHEVPRPTIELPQREHHEDYIRRPVPDHMIVPEIY; this is translated from the coding sequence ATGAACGACAACCGCACCGAAACCGACGACCGCTCCGACACGCAATCGCTCGACGCGCGCCGGCGCCGTTTCGAGGAGGATCTCGTCGACGCCTACGACGAAGAGCTCGAGATGGAGCTCGACGATCGCCGCTTCGACGACGGCGACGAGTTGCTGTTCTCGCAGGAGCGCCGCGAGGCACGCAAGCAGTATTTCCGCGAACTGTTCCGCCTGCAGGGCGAGCTCGTGAAGCTGCAGGACTGGGTCGTGAGCACCGGGCATCGGCTCGTCGTGATCTTCGAGGGCCGCGATGCGGCCGGCAAGGGTGGCGTGATCAAGCGCATCACGCAGCGGCTCAATCCGCGCGTCTGCCGCGTGGCCGCGCTGCCCGCCCCGAACAACCGCGAACGGACGCAATGGTATTTCCAGCGCTACGTCGCGCATCTGCCGGCCGGCGGCGAGATCGTGCTGTTCGACCGCAGCTGGTACAACCGCGCGGGCGTCGAACGCGTGATGAATTTCTGTACCGACGACGAATACGAGGAGTTCTTCCGGTCGGTGCCCGAGTTCGAGAAGATGCTCGTGCGCAGCGGCATCCAGATCGTCAAGTACTGGTTCTCGATCACCGACAGCGAGCAGGAACTGCGTTTCCAGAGCCGGATCGAGGATCCGCTGAAGCAGTGGAAGCTGAGCCCGATGGATCTCGAGAGCCGCCGTCGCTGGGAGGCCTACACGGCCGCGAAGGAGGAGATGCTGCAGCGTACGCATATTCCCGAGGCGCCGTGGTGGGTCGTGCAGGCCGTCGACAAGAAGCGCGCGCGGCTCAACTGCATCCATCATCTGCTGAGCCAGGTGCCGTACCACGAAGTGCCGCGGCCGACGATCGAATTGCCGCAGCGCGAGCATCACGAGGATTACATTCGCCGGCCGGTGCCGGACCACATGATCGTGCCGGAAATCTATTGA
- a CDS encoding metal-dependent hydrolase — translation MASHNAHHASGFAAGVAAAALVAQTGATGPWHTSLVAAFIAGVAGGTAPDWLELAWWSRKRRLWIAHRTVTHWGIGWLALLALGWHGLTHHPHPLWAAPLFGFACGGLMHLLADWPNPLGVPWIWRRHSLNLWNSGHCDLIVVAAAWGGTLWLVQSAWTRAPLLQHWLGWLHRV, via the coding sequence ATGGCATCGCACAACGCGCATCATGCGTCCGGCTTCGCGGCGGGCGTCGCGGCCGCCGCCCTCGTCGCGCAAACGGGCGCCACCGGGCCGTGGCATACCTCGCTCGTCGCCGCATTCATCGCCGGCGTCGCGGGCGGCACGGCGCCCGACTGGCTCGAACTCGCGTGGTGGAGCCGCAAGCGGCGGCTGTGGATCGCGCATCGCACCGTCACGCACTGGGGCATCGGCTGGCTCGCGCTGCTCGCGCTCGGCTGGCACGGACTCACGCATCATCCGCATCCGCTTTGGGCCGCGCCGCTGTTCGGCTTCGCGTGCGGCGGCCTGATGCATCTGCTCGCCGACTGGCCGAACCCGCTCGGCGTGCCATGGATCTGGCGGCGCCATTCGCTGAATCTCTGGAACAGCGGCCACTGCGATCTGATCGTCGTCGCGGCCGCGTGGGGCGGCACGCTCTGGCTCGTGCAGTCGGCGTGGACGCGCGCGCCGCTGCTGCAGCACTGGCTCGGCTGGCTGCATCGCGTGTAG
- a CDS encoding IMPACT family protein — protein MPYSLAAATTRELEIRKSRFIAHAIPVEDREAAMRALQQLRDAHPTATHVCWALLAGGQSGMSDDGEPSGTAGRPILEVLRHHDLDGVLGAVVRYYGGVKLGAGGLVRAYTDAIAGALLDAERVARIRHTRLTVEIGYPDEARVRRWIEQAGYELADSTYGMTVRLVIRLPATVEAAAKTALFDLTQGRAGFPAA, from the coding sequence ATGCCCTACTCGCTCGCCGCCGCCACCACCCGGGAACTCGAAATCCGCAAAAGCCGCTTCATCGCACACGCGATCCCCGTCGAAGACCGCGAGGCCGCCATGCGGGCGCTGCAGCAGCTGCGCGACGCGCATCCGACGGCCACGCACGTCTGCTGGGCGCTGCTCGCGGGCGGCCAGTCGGGGATGTCGGACGACGGCGAACCGTCGGGCACCGCGGGCAGGCCGATCCTTGAAGTGCTGCGCCATCACGACCTCGACGGCGTACTCGGCGCAGTGGTGCGCTACTACGGCGGCGTAAAACTCGGTGCGGGCGGCCTCGTGCGCGCCTACACGGACGCGATCGCGGGGGCGCTGCTCGATGCGGAACGCGTCGCACGGATTCGCCACACGCGGCTCACGGTCGAAATCGGTTATCCCGACGAAGCGCGCGTGCGCCGCTGGATCGAACAGGCGGGGTACGAACTGGCAGACAGTACGTACGGCATGACCGTCAGGCTCGTGATCAGGCTGCCCGCGACCGTCGAAGCGGCCGCGAAGACAGCGCTGTTCGATCTGACGCAAGGCCGCGCGGGCTTTCCTGCCGCGTGA
- a CDS encoding beta-ketoacyl synthase chain length factor — translation MADLHWTMPIARWTSISTAGVPGVEALDPMVRRRLSRLSRLALQAAYDCARSENPLRMVFASRHGELARTTGILADIGAAEPVSPTAFSLSVLNAVTGVFGIARRDRSAATAIAAGHETLGYALLEAYSQYETSPASPVLLVYAHEPADAVYGDVDDDAQSVGLAILVGAGEPDGHLSCEMTADVAADARAADDADTQSAAVLRCLSAHTTASWRGEHAAWRWSWHDRAA, via the coding sequence ATGGCCGATTTGCATTGGACCATGCCAATCGCCAGATGGACGTCGATTTCGACCGCAGGGGTACCGGGCGTCGAAGCGCTCGATCCGATGGTGCGACGCCGCTTGAGCAGGCTATCGCGTCTCGCGCTTCAGGCAGCCTACGACTGCGCCCGATCCGAAAATCCGCTGCGCATGGTGTTCGCATCGCGCCACGGCGAGCTGGCGCGCACCACCGGCATTCTGGCCGACATCGGCGCCGCGGAACCGGTGTCGCCGACGGCCTTCAGTCTTTCGGTCCTCAACGCCGTGACCGGCGTGTTCGGCATCGCGCGACGCGACCGCTCGGCCGCGACCGCGATTGCGGCCGGGCATGAAACGCTCGGCTACGCGCTGCTCGAAGCCTATTCCCAATACGAAACGTCGCCGGCCTCGCCGGTGCTGCTCGTCTACGCACACGAGCCGGCCGATGCCGTTTACGGCGATGTCGACGACGACGCGCAAAGCGTCGGACTCGCGATTCTGGTCGGCGCCGGCGAGCCGGACGGGCATCTGAGCTGCGAAATGACCGCGGACGTCGCCGCCGACGCACGGGCTGCCGACGACGCCGACACGCAAAGCGCCGCGGTGCTGCGTTGTCTGTCGGCGCACACGACGGCGTCGTGGCGCGGCGAACACGCGGCCTGGCGATGGAGTTGGCATGATCGCGCGGCTTGA